From the genome of Blautia hydrogenotrophica DSM 10507:
CCCTAAATCCTGGATATCGATATATTCTTTTACTGCATATTCATTTTTACTGCTCATGACCGCGCACAAATTCTCTTCCTGCAGAATATCATAACTAATATAACCAGGAATCGTCTCAGGAATCGCCTTGATAATCGCAAAATCCAAAACTTTATTTTTCAGCTTTTCAAAAGCTTTATAATTCTCCACAACTTTCATACTCCCAAGTACGTTGGGATTTGTAGAAAAGAAAAACGTAAGAGCTCTGGCCAAACCAGCGATACGGTAAAATGGAAATACGCCGATATTCAATATCATCTTCTGATCGGATCTTCCCTGGCCAAATGCTTCTGTGAGATTATCTACCGCTTCCAAAACTTTCTTTCCATACTCACAGAAACGTTCCCCTTCTTTCGTCAGAATCACTTTATGAGTATCTCTTTGAAACAATTTTATCTGAAGCTCATTTTCCAGCGAACTGACCTGTTGAGAAATCGCCGGCTGCGTAATAAACAACGCCTTCGCCGCACCTGAAAAACTCTTTTGCTTCGCAATCTCCAACACAT
Proteins encoded in this window:
- a CDS encoding LysR family transcriptional regulator, which gives rise to MEIRQIYYVLEIAKQKSFSGAAKALFITQPAISQQVSSLENELQIKLFQRDTHKVILTKEGERFCEYGKKVLEAVDNLTEAFGQGRSDQKMILNIGVFPFYRIAGLARALTFFFSTNPNVLGSMKVVENYKAFEKLKNKVLDFAIIKAIPETIPGYISYDILQEENLCAVMSSKNEYAVKEYIDIQDLGKLPLLTGERNSHLYDYMKNLYESNGLNFNVAFFNTNEAELMLEMMASGTGILLATQSIAEKISGKNAKACVIIPRQKLCTVLAYKKECKLKGLQIAFRNHILHYYQTLQSEEEENLVMQVEGSAADFTEKTDFK